The following coding sequences are from one Desulfosporosinus orientis DSM 765 window:
- the ilvB gene encoding biosynthetic-type acetolactate synthase large subunit, with protein MSEEKTGLVGATILLNALQEEGVDVIFGYPGGVLLPLYNALLDSSIRHILTRHEQGAVFAADGYSRVTGKVGVCLGTSGPGATNLVTGIANAFLDSIPLVVLTGQVPTGSIGSDSFQEVDIIGITMPITKHSYLVKDARDLPRIVREAFYLARTGRPGPVLIDLPKDVLAAEDVIPFSNEMKLKGYKAFGQGKNGKIEEVVKALSESSKPVLYAGGGVVTAGAEEVLRQFVDKTSIPVVTTLMGIGSLSLEHPNSLGMVGMHGTVTANYAVDDCDLLIAVGVRFDDRVTSGIGNRFATKAKVIHIDIDPAEVRKVVKTDIQIIGDARQVLTEIMEVLPGFSAPRVEEWWKQLHDWKKNHTLDYDKNRLTPQVVIQTLGEVAGGDTIVTTDVGQHQMWAAQYYPAVDPRNYATSCGLGVMGYGVPSAVGAQIARPGEPVLVITGDGSFQMSIQELGTIAQNQLPIKIILLNNGVLGMVRQMQKMFYDGRYNQISLQGNPDFVKVAEGYGIHGIRVNALEELRSAFEEAFKHPGPVLVEIPISEDENVLPMVPPGKLITEMIVR; from the coding sequence ATGAGTGAAGAAAAAACAGGATTAGTAGGTGCAACAATTTTATTAAATGCATTGCAGGAGGAAGGGGTCGACGTCATCTTTGGCTATCCGGGAGGGGTGCTGCTTCCACTGTATAATGCCCTCTTAGATAGTTCAATTCGGCACATATTAACTCGCCATGAACAAGGGGCCGTATTTGCAGCTGACGGTTACTCAAGAGTAACGGGTAAAGTTGGGGTCTGTTTAGGGACTTCAGGCCCGGGGGCGACCAATCTGGTCACAGGCATTGCCAATGCCTTTTTAGACTCCATCCCTTTGGTTGTTTTAACAGGACAGGTACCGACAGGCTCCATTGGGTCGGATTCTTTCCAGGAGGTGGACATTATTGGCATCACTATGCCTATCACTAAGCACTCTTACTTAGTGAAAGATGCCAGAGATCTGCCGAGAATTGTCAGAGAAGCCTTTTATCTGGCTCGGACCGGTCGTCCGGGACCGGTTCTCATCGACCTGCCAAAGGATGTTCTGGCCGCTGAAGATGTGATTCCTTTTTCAAATGAGATGAAATTAAAGGGATATAAAGCATTTGGGCAAGGGAAGAATGGTAAGATCGAAGAGGTCGTTAAAGCCCTCTCTGAATCCAGTAAGCCGGTACTTTATGCCGGCGGTGGTGTTGTCACCGCCGGTGCGGAAGAGGTTTTAAGACAATTTGTGGATAAAACCTCTATACCTGTTGTCACTACCTTGATGGGTATCGGCAGCCTTTCCTTAGAGCATCCTAATTCTCTGGGTATGGTGGGAATGCATGGAACCGTAACCGCAAACTATGCAGTGGACGATTGCGACCTGCTCATTGCCGTAGGGGTTCGTTTTGACGACCGGGTAACCAGCGGAATAGGAAATCGTTTTGCCACGAAAGCAAAAGTCATTCATATTGACATCGACCCGGCGGAAGTACGAAAAGTTGTCAAAACAGATATCCAAATTATTGGCGATGCTCGTCAAGTTCTCACGGAAATAATGGAGGTTTTGCCGGGATTCTCTGCTCCTAGAGTTGAAGAATGGTGGAAACAGCTCCATGATTGGAAGAAAAATCATACCCTTGACTATGATAAGAATCGCTTAACGCCTCAGGTTGTTATTCAAACTCTTGGAGAGGTAGCAGGGGGAGACACAATTGTCACTACGGATGTGGGACAGCATCAAATGTGGGCAGCTCAATACTATCCGGCAGTGGATCCCCGCAACTATGCTACCAGCTGCGGCCTGGGAGTTATGGGGTATGGAGTTCCTTCTGCCGTTGGCGCTCAGATCGCCCGTCCCGGAGAACCGGTGCTGGTTATTACCGGGGACGGATCTTTCCAAATGTCCATCCAGGAATTGGGTACCATCGCCCAAAACCAACTCCCCATAAAAATTATACTTCTCAATAATGGAGTTCTGGGCATGGTTCGGCAAATGCAGAAAATGTTCTATGATGGGCGTTATAATCAGATAAGCCTGCAAGGCAATCCCGACTTTGTAAAAGTGGCTGAAGGCTATGGTATCCATGGCATTCGTGTTAATGCTCTTGAAGAGCTGCGCAGTGCTTTTGAAGAAGCGTTCAAACATCCGGGGCCTGTGCTTGTGGAAATTCCTATATCTGAGGATGAAAATGTCTTGCCTATGGTTCCACCCGGTAAACTGATTACTGAAATGATTGTGAGGTAA
- the ilvN gene encoding acetolactate synthase small subunit, whose translation MLHTLAVLVENNPGVLIKVAGLFTRRGYNIDSLTVCQTEDPELSRMTIVVNGDDQIIEQVRNQLGKLVVVHSVSDFTGQSVVDRELALIRVEVTPETRSAVLQTVDIFRGRVVDMGRTNLTVELTGDIPKIDAFVHAIQPYGLLELVRTGKVAILRSQA comes from the coding sequence ATGTTGCATACACTGGCGGTATTGGTAGAGAACAATCCAGGCGTTTTAATTAAAGTAGCAGGACTGTTTACCCGCAGGGGATATAACATTGATAGTCTTACAGTTTGTCAGACAGAAGATCCTGAACTTTCGCGCATGACAATCGTCGTTAATGGGGATGATCAAATTATAGAACAAGTGCGGAATCAACTGGGTAAACTAGTGGTTGTTCACTCAGTTTCGGACTTCACCGGACAAAGTGTTGTTGACCGCGAGCTGGCCTTGATCAGGGTTGAAGTCACTCCCGAAACAAGGTCTGCGGTCCTTCAAACGGTGGATATTTTCCGGGGACGGGTGGTTGATATGGGAAGAACCAATTTGACGGTGGAGTTAACGGGGGATATTCCCAAAATTGATGCTTTTGTCCATGCCATTCAGCCTTATGGCTTACTCGAATTAGTGCGTACCGGAAAAGTTGCGATTTTAAGATCCCAAGCATAG
- the leuB gene encoding 3-isopropylmalate dehydrogenase, with protein MPKVLVLPGDGIGLEITPQAVKVLEAVLKNHSTSLSFEYGLIGGAAIDEAGKALPDETLAAAQAADAILLGSVGGPKWDTLPAPQRPELGGLLAIRKALGLFANIRPVKMLPMLVEASTLRPEVVKNVDLVVLRELTGGLYFGEKGRGTEPRSAFDTLIYTEEEIRRIVDLGFQTAAKRRGKLCSVDKANVLESSRFWREITLEVAKNYPDIELSHMYVDNAAMQLVRWPEQFDVIVTENMFGDILTDLASMLMGSIGMISSASLSGSKGLYEPAHGSAPDIAGKNIANPLATILSAALMLRYSFGLEQEAQKIEAAVERVLQEGYRTPDLAKPGDKVLGTKEMGNAVVAALK; from the coding sequence ATGCCTAAGGTTTTAGTTTTGCCCGGTGATGGTATTGGTTTAGAGATTACCCCCCAAGCAGTTAAAGTGTTAGAAGCGGTATTAAAAAATCATTCTACAAGCTTAAGCTTTGAATATGGTTTAATAGGCGGGGCCGCTATTGATGAGGCCGGCAAAGCCTTGCCTGATGAAACCTTAGCTGCTGCTCAAGCAGCAGATGCCATCCTGTTAGGTTCAGTCGGCGGCCCTAAGTGGGACACTTTGCCTGCTCCCCAGCGTCCGGAATTAGGTGGATTGTTGGCTATTCGCAAGGCTTTGGGCCTTTTTGCCAATATTCGTCCTGTTAAGATGCTCCCGATGTTAGTGGAAGCTTCAACCCTGCGCCCGGAAGTTGTCAAAAATGTTGATCTTGTTGTCTTGCGGGAACTAACCGGGGGGCTTTACTTCGGAGAGAAAGGGAGAGGCACTGAGCCAAGAAGTGCCTTTGATACCTTAATCTATACAGAGGAAGAAATTCGCCGCATCGTTGACCTGGGCTTCCAAACCGCGGCAAAGCGTCGAGGTAAACTGTGCTCAGTGGATAAAGCCAATGTCTTGGAGTCTTCTCGTTTTTGGAGAGAGATTACCCTTGAAGTTGCAAAAAACTATCCGGATATTGAATTAAGTCATATGTATGTGGATAATGCAGCTATGCAATTGGTACGCTGGCCGGAGCAATTTGACGTTATCGTTACCGAGAATATGTTCGGAGATATCCTCACGGACTTAGCCTCTATGTTGATGGGATCCATTGGCATGATTTCCTCAGCAAGCTTAAGCGGAAGCAAAGGACTCTACGAACCAGCCCATGGATCGGCTCCGGATATTGCGGGTAAGAATATTGCCAACCCCTTAGCAACCATCCTCTCGGCAGCCTTAATGCTGCGCTACTCCTTTGGCTTGGAGCAGGAAGCTCAAAAAATCGAGGCGGCTGTTGAACGAGTCCTGCAGGAAGGGTATAGAACTCCGGATTTAGCAAAACCAGGGGACAAAGTACTGGGAACCAAAGAAATGGGCAATGCTGTTGTCGCCGCTCTTAAATAA
- a CDS encoding NAD(P)/FAD-dependent oxidoreductase: MSEDFQTLKSHYELAIIGCGPAGMSAALNAKIRNRDFVLLGSEFCSPKLSKAPQVDNWLGFPEISGEELRQRFLKHVQEKDIPITQFKVSNIYPGPPFTLVGKDQSFEADSVIIATGVSAGKLFPGEAEFLGRGLGYCATCDGPLYKNKSVAIISYNREGEDEANYMADICAKVYYIPYYGDVVKLDPRVEIKKGQVKKILGTNSVEQIDLGEETLKVDGVFIIRETLPVEQLVSGLEMEGSAIKVNHKLETNMPGLFAAGDCTGQPYQLIKAAGEGGTAALQAVKYLDNLKGASPNGPSIH; this comes from the coding sequence ATGTCAGAAGATTTTCAAACTTTGAAATCCCATTATGAATTAGCGATTATTGGCTGTGGTCCCGCCGGGATGTCGGCCGCCTTAAATGCTAAAATTCGAAATCGGGATTTTGTTTTATTAGGCTCCGAATTTTGCAGCCCAAAGCTTTCAAAAGCGCCCCAAGTTGACAATTGGCTGGGCTTTCCGGAAATCAGCGGAGAAGAACTGCGACAGCGTTTTCTGAAGCACGTGCAGGAAAAAGACATACCTATAACCCAGTTTAAAGTATCCAACATTTATCCCGGCCCGCCCTTTACTCTTGTAGGCAAGGACCAATCCTTTGAAGCAGACTCTGTTATTATTGCCACCGGAGTGTCTGCGGGAAAACTATTTCCGGGCGAAGCTGAATTTTTAGGAAGAGGTCTGGGGTATTGCGCAACTTGTGACGGACCTTTATACAAAAATAAAAGCGTAGCGATCATCTCTTATAACCGGGAGGGGGAGGACGAAGCCAATTATATGGCAGATATCTGCGCCAAAGTTTACTATATCCCTTATTATGGCGATGTTGTGAAGCTGGATCCCCGGGTAGAAATTAAAAAAGGCCAAGTTAAGAAAATCCTTGGCACTAATAGTGTTGAACAAATTGATTTAGGGGAAGAGACCTTGAAGGTTGATGGAGTATTTATTATCAGAGAAACCTTGCCTGTGGAACAGCTTGTATCCGGACTGGAAATGGAAGGATCTGCTATTAAGGTCAATCATAAGCTGGAAACGAATATGCCGGGATTATTTGCTGCCGGCGACTGTACAGGTCAGCCTTATCAGCTGATTAAGGCTGCGGGGGAAGGAGGAACCGCAGCTTTGCAAGCCGTTAAATATTTAGACAACCTCAAAGGAGCAAGTCCCAATGGGCCTTCCATTCATTAA
- a CDS encoding homoserine dehydrogenase, with translation MPLKIGILGLGTVGCGVVKVLQQNAEDIETRTHSELQIKAILDRDLHREREISGDYLLTDQPEKVLQDPEIDIIVEVMGGIEPARTFILEALQHGKSVVTANKDLIALHGHELLDAANAAGKDLYFEASVGGGIPIIAALKESLSANQITEVLGIINGTTNYILTAMAEQGRDYGEVLAEAQQLGYAEANPSSDVDGLDAARKLAILASIAFNSRVALKDVFVEGISKITSEDLAYAAELGCTIKLLAIAKHHAEGIEVRVHPAILPLTHPLAAVKGVFNAIYVVGDAVGETMFYGRGAGSLPTGSAIVSDIMRIARNIQAKSTASINCTCYLDLPLKSVSDFYTAFYIRLLVKDEPRVLATLALLFAEANISFASIIQKPRGEHQAEIVLVTHPCREGALQEALDSVKAYSKVLSIDNVIRFEKEDPKF, from the coding sequence ATGCCCCTAAAAATAGGCATATTGGGTTTAGGTACAGTAGGCTGCGGGGTCGTCAAAGTGTTACAGCAAAATGCTGAGGACATCGAGACTCGTACCCACAGTGAGCTGCAAATCAAAGCAATCCTTGACCGTGATCTTCACCGAGAACGGGAGATCAGCGGAGACTATCTCCTCACGGATCAACCTGAAAAAGTTCTTCAGGACCCTGAAATCGATATTATCGTTGAAGTTATGGGTGGCATCGAACCTGCCCGTACCTTTATTTTAGAAGCTTTGCAACACGGAAAAAGCGTTGTTACGGCTAATAAGGATTTAATCGCTCTTCACGGTCATGAACTCCTGGATGCCGCCAATGCGGCGGGAAAAGACCTTTACTTTGAAGCAAGCGTGGGCGGCGGCATTCCCATTATTGCAGCCTTGAAAGAGTCTCTCTCCGCCAATCAGATTACCGAAGTACTTGGTATTATCAATGGAACAACCAACTATATTTTGACTGCCATGGCTGAACAGGGACGTGACTATGGGGAAGTGCTGGCAGAAGCTCAGCAGCTAGGCTACGCTGAAGCAAATCCTTCTTCAGATGTGGACGGCCTTGACGCAGCCCGCAAACTGGCCATCCTCGCTTCCATCGCTTTTAATTCCCGGGTCGCCCTTAAAGATGTCTTTGTAGAAGGTATTTCTAAGATAACTAGTGAAGATCTGGCCTACGCTGCTGAACTTGGCTGTACCATTAAACTTCTGGCCATCGCTAAGCATCATGCTGAAGGCATTGAAGTACGTGTCCATCCTGCTATTCTCCCTCTTACCCATCCTCTGGCGGCTGTCAAGGGAGTTTTCAACGCTATTTATGTAGTAGGAGATGCGGTAGGTGAAACCATGTTTTATGGCCGTGGTGCAGGGTCCCTGCCTACGGGAAGTGCCATTGTCTCCGATATTATGCGTATCGCCCGCAACATTCAAGCCAAGTCCACGGCTTCCATCAACTGCACATGCTATCTGGACTTGCCGCTTAAATCCGTCTCAGATTTCTATACTGCCTTTTATATCCGCCTTCTCGTTAAGGACGAACCTCGTGTCCTGGCAACTCTAGCTTTGCTCTTTGCTGAAGCAAACATTAGTTTTGCTTCCATCATCCAAAAACCTCGCGGAGAACACCAGGCTGAAATTGTCCTGGTAACCCATCCATGCCGGGAAGGAGCTCTTCAGGAAGCCCTGGACTCTGTCAAAGCCTACAGCAAGGTCTTAAGCATTGACAACGTCATTCGTTTTGAAAAAGAGGATCCAAAATTTTAA
- the ilvC gene encoding ketol-acid reductoisomerase, with amino-acid sequence MAKMYYEVDANLELLKGKVIAVMGYGSQGHAQAQNLKDSGLNVIIGLRPGSARTERAQAAGFEVMTVEEAAKRADVIQILLPDETQSKVYQEEIKQHLTSGKALVFSHGFNIHFGQIVPPSDVDVFMVAPKSPGHLVRRTYTEGAGVPALIAVHQDATGKAKELALAYAKGIGSTKAGVLETTFGEETETDLFGEQAVLCGGASELVKAGFDTLVEAGYQPEIAYFECLHELKLIVDLMYEGGMSWMRYSVSDTAQYGDMTIGKRIVNEETRKEMKRVLQEIQDGRFAKAWLLENQANRPTFNAMTRIEANHPIEKVGEQLRGMMSWLKKHE; translated from the coding sequence ATGGCAAAAATGTATTATGAAGTTGATGCAAATCTGGAATTATTAAAGGGCAAAGTCATTGCGGTCATGGGATATGGCAGCCAGGGACATGCTCAGGCTCAAAATCTGAAAGATTCAGGACTTAATGTGATCATTGGACTTCGCCCAGGCAGTGCTCGTACAGAACGTGCCCAAGCAGCAGGCTTTGAAGTCATGACGGTGGAAGAGGCCGCCAAGCGTGCGGATGTCATTCAAATCCTGCTTCCCGACGAGACTCAAAGCAAGGTTTATCAGGAAGAGATTAAACAGCATTTAACTTCTGGAAAGGCTTTAGTCTTTTCTCATGGCTTTAATATTCACTTTGGACAAATTGTTCCTCCAAGTGATGTTGATGTGTTCATGGTTGCTCCCAAAAGCCCTGGTCATTTAGTGAGACGTACTTATACTGAAGGTGCCGGGGTGCCAGCCTTGATAGCTGTTCATCAAGACGCTACTGGCAAAGCTAAAGAATTAGCCTTGGCTTATGCTAAAGGAATTGGCTCCACGAAGGCAGGGGTATTGGAAACCACCTTCGGTGAAGAAACCGAAACCGATCTTTTCGGAGAACAAGCCGTTTTATGCGGAGGAGCCTCCGAATTGGTTAAAGCAGGTTTTGATACTTTAGTTGAAGCAGGTTATCAGCCGGAGATTGCTTATTTCGAATGCTTGCATGAGCTGAAACTTATCGTGGATTTAATGTATGAAGGCGGAATGAGCTGGATGAGATACTCAGTGTCTGATACTGCTCAATACGGGGATATGACCATTGGCAAACGCATTGTTAACGAAGAAACCCGTAAAGAAATGAAACGGGTACTGCAAGAAATCCAAGATGGCCGCTTTGCTAAAGCATGGCTCCTTGAAAACCAAGCAAATCGTCCGACCTTTAACGCCATGACCCGCATTGAGGCCAACCATCCTATCGAAAAAGTAGGAGAACAATTAAGAGGCATGATGAGCTGGCTGAAAAAGCACGAATAA
- a CDS encoding 2-isopropylmalate synthase, producing MIQCYWKEVGVMRRIEIFDTTLRDGEQSPGVALNAEEKLQIAHQLGKLGVNVLEAGFPIASPGDFAGVRRIAQEVRNVSVAALARANAKDIECAWEAISEGESPRIHTFIATSPIHMRYKLQKSPEEVLEQAVQAVRLAKSKVSDIEFSAEDASRSDVDFLAKVFSGVIQAGATVLNIPDTVGYATPEEYAAFLRAIMEHTKGIEKVKVSVHCHNDLGLAVANSLAAVGAGVHQLECTVNGIGERAGNAALEELVMALHTRKDQFKAETSIVTSEIARTSQLVSRLTGMMIQHNKAIVGKNAFAHESGIHQDGMLKDRSTYEIMSPSIIGVDAESIVLGKHSGRHAVQQRLTDLGLELDESRFEELFSRFKLLADRKREVTTADLFSLVEEQKEKTDQITLDYLQVSSGTHLVPTATVGLQYEGQRLADAACGDGPVDAAFKAIDKVLGTQGILSHYSLQALDGGEDAQGEVTVTVRFGENLVAGRGVSTDIIEASVRGYLQAVNRAFVRGWVKICENNAS from the coding sequence TTGATTCAATGTTATTGGAAGGAAGTTGGAGTAATGCGTCGGATTGAAATCTTTGATACTACCCTGAGAGATGGCGAGCAATCACCTGGAGTAGCACTTAACGCAGAGGAAAAATTGCAGATTGCCCATCAATTAGGCAAGCTGGGAGTTAATGTTTTAGAAGCAGGGTTTCCTATTGCTTCTCCCGGAGATTTTGCGGGTGTGCGCAGGATCGCTCAGGAAGTCAGAAATGTGAGTGTCGCTGCTTTGGCGCGGGCAAATGCTAAAGACATTGAATGTGCATGGGAAGCGATCTCTGAAGGTGAATCTCCGCGCATTCATACCTTTATTGCCACTTCGCCGATACATATGCGTTATAAACTTCAGAAATCGCCGGAGGAAGTTTTGGAGCAGGCTGTCCAAGCCGTACGATTAGCAAAGTCCAAAGTGAGTGACATTGAGTTTAGTGCAGAAGATGCATCACGCAGCGATGTGGATTTCCTGGCTAAGGTTTTTTCAGGAGTGATTCAAGCAGGTGCAACGGTACTGAATATTCCTGATACCGTAGGGTATGCAACTCCGGAAGAGTATGCTGCTTTTTTGCGGGCTATCATGGAGCATACCAAGGGTATAGAGAAGGTCAAAGTCAGTGTTCACTGTCACAATGATCTGGGTTTGGCTGTGGCTAATTCCCTTGCTGCCGTAGGCGCAGGAGTTCATCAGTTAGAGTGTACCGTTAATGGAATTGGGGAACGTGCAGGAAATGCCGCTTTAGAAGAACTTGTTATGGCTTTGCACACGCGCAAAGACCAGTTTAAGGCGGAAACAAGCATTGTAACCTCAGAAATCGCCAGGACCAGTCAGTTGGTAAGTCGTTTGACGGGAATGATGATTCAGCATAATAAGGCTATTGTGGGGAAAAACGCTTTTGCCCATGAATCAGGCATACACCAAGATGGTATGTTAAAGGATCGTTCCACCTATGAAATCATGTCGCCCAGCATAATAGGGGTGGACGCTGAATCTATTGTTTTAGGAAAACATTCCGGACGGCATGCTGTACAGCAGCGGCTGACAGACTTGGGCTTGGAATTAGATGAGAGCCGATTTGAAGAGTTGTTCTCCCGGTTTAAACTTTTGGCCGATCGCAAACGTGAGGTGACGACTGCCGATCTGTTCTCTCTGGTCGAGGAACAGAAAGAAAAAACGGATCAGATTACCTTAGATTACCTGCAAGTCTCAAGCGGAACTCATCTGGTTCCTACAGCAACAGTGGGACTCCAGTATGAGGGGCAGCGCCTAGCTGATGCTGCTTGTGGAGACGGACCTGTGGATGCAGCCTTTAAAGCGATTGATAAAGTGCTGGGAACTCAAGGAATCTTGAGTCACTATTCCTTACAAGCCCTTGACGGCGGAGAGGACGCACAAGGTGAGGTTACCGTCACTGTCAGGTTCGGCGAGAATTTGGTTGCCGGCCGGGGTGTAAGTACGGATATTATCGAGGCCAGTGTACGGGGATATCTGCAAGCGGTTAATCGAGCCTTTGTACGAGGCTGGGTAAAAATTTGTGAGAATAATGCGAGCTGA
- the proC gene encoding pyrroline-5-carboxylate reductase: protein MSYSIGFIGGGNIAEAMISGLKKTNKELEIRVTNLSNRGRLQGLVDRYDVTAASLQDLVENSQVVIIAVKPKDVQGVLKDLTAFSLQNKLVISVAAGVPLRVFAKYLPGVAVIRAMPNTSMAVLHSMTGLVRGENVTNEQAEMGEKIFSATGRIMWVPEKNINALTAISGSGPAYFYLFAESLIKAGVESGLSEEEAEILVLETLIGSGKMIAESDKSPGKLREEVTSPNGTTFAALNVFMDENLAQTVLKAVKACARRAEDLEGEYSE from the coding sequence ATGTCATACAGTATCGGTTTTATTGGTGGAGGAAATATTGCAGAAGCTATGATCAGCGGTCTTAAAAAGACCAATAAAGAGCTGGAGATTCGAGTGACGAATCTTTCCAACCGAGGACGTCTCCAGGGCCTGGTTGACAGATATGATGTGACAGCAGCATCCCTTCAAGACCTTGTGGAAAACTCTCAGGTCGTAATTATCGCAGTGAAGCCAAAGGATGTTCAAGGTGTACTGAAAGACTTAACGGCCTTTTCTTTACAGAACAAGTTGGTCATCAGTGTGGCAGCGGGTGTTCCTTTAAGGGTCTTCGCCAAGTATCTGCCGGGAGTAGCAGTGATCCGGGCCATGCCCAATACTTCCATGGCTGTACTGCATTCCATGACAGGCTTAGTTCGCGGTGAAAATGTCACCAATGAACAGGCTGAGATGGGTGAGAAAATCTTTTCAGCTACCGGCCGGATTATGTGGGTTCCTGAAAAAAATATCAATGCCTTAACTGCTATCAGCGGCAGCGGACCGGCCTATTTTTATTTATTCGCTGAAAGTTTGATCAAAGCAGGGGTTGAGTCGGGGCTGAGTGAAGAGGAAGCTGAGATTCTTGTTTTGGAAACCTTAATTGGATCTGGGAAAATGATTGCCGAAAGCGATAAATCCCCGGGAAAGCTTCGTGAGGAAGTAACTTCACCAAACGGGACAACCTTTGCAGCCTTAAATGTATTTATGGATGAGAACCTGGCTCAAACTGTTCTTAAAGCGGTTAAGGCTTGTGCCCGCCGTGCCGAGGATTTGGAAGGAGAGTATTCAGAGTGA
- the ilvE gene encoding branched-chain-amino-acid transaminase — protein MIIYLNGAFVSEEDAKISVFDHGFLYGDGIFEGIRAYHGRVFKLNEHLKRLYESAKSINLTIGLTKEEMQEVVLETLRKNELKDAYIRLVVSRGKGDLGLDPQKCSKATIICIAAQIKLYEKSMYEQGLNVKTVAIRRNNPDSLNPRIKSLNYLNNILAKIESTQAGVIEAIMLTQDGYVAEGTADNIFIYRDNVLLTPPLSAGILEGITRNSVIELAKDLDIKVREELFTRHDLYTADECFLTGTAAELIPVRNVDGREIGIGEPGPIFKQLLEQFRALTHVNGPEI, from the coding sequence ATGATTATTTATTTAAATGGGGCTTTTGTTTCGGAAGAAGATGCCAAAATATCTGTTTTTGATCATGGCTTTTTATATGGAGACGGAATTTTTGAAGGAATTCGTGCCTATCATGGCCGAGTTTTCAAATTGAATGAACATTTAAAGAGATTATATGAATCAGCTAAATCGATTAACTTAACCATTGGTTTGACAAAGGAAGAAATGCAGGAGGTTGTTTTGGAAACCCTGCGCAAAAATGAATTGAAGGATGCCTATATACGCTTGGTAGTTTCCCGTGGCAAGGGAGACCTGGGACTTGATCCTCAAAAATGTTCTAAAGCGACGATTATATGTATAGCCGCCCAAATTAAGCTTTATGAGAAAAGCATGTATGAGCAGGGCTTAAATGTTAAGACTGTAGCTATCCGAAGAAATAATCCGGATTCCTTAAATCCGAGGATAAAGTCCCTTAATTATCTTAACAACATTCTGGCTAAAATCGAGAGTACTCAAGCCGGTGTTATAGAAGCAATTATGCTGACCCAAGACGGTTATGTAGCAGAGGGAACTGCGGATAATATTTTTATATATCGAGATAATGTCTTGCTGACTCCCCCGCTATCGGCAGGAATTCTGGAAGGTATTACCCGAAATTCTGTCATAGAACTTGCTAAAGACCTTGATATTAAAGTCAGGGAAGAGTTATTTACTCGTCATGATTTGTATACAGCCGATGAATGTTTTCTAACCGGAACAGCTGCTGAATTGATTCCCGTTAGAAATGTTGATGGACGAGAGATTGGGATTGGAGAGCCTGGACCAATATTTAAACAGCTTTTAGAGCAGTTTAGGGCGCTTACCCATGTCAATGGTCCTGAAATTTAA
- the thrB gene encoding homoserine kinase, which produces MFQVKVPATTANLGPGFDCLGMALQLYNTITVKTDRSFHISLAGTYKEGLPEDESNLVWRTMCHFWDFIHFPVPSVDLTFHNEIPPARGLGSSSAAIVGGLAAANFLAGSPCSSFELLQLANEIEGHPDNVTPALYGGVTLSVPTEKGVLPRVLAQAPKLKAVVVIPDTHLNTKKARGILPPEVPRQDAVFNISHVSLLTEAFIREEYSLLKEGMCDKLHQTQRAALIPGLLETLEAALQAGAYGSALSGSGPTLLALVPNTSNLEVSSSMLDMLRKHDINAQAMLLDVDSKGTLADVVD; this is translated from the coding sequence ATGTTCCAGGTTAAGGTACCTGCTACCACTGCCAATCTCGGGCCAGGCTTTGATTGTTTAGGTATGGCCCTGCAGCTCTATAATACAATAACTGTAAAAACCGACCGCTCTTTTCACATCTCATTAGCCGGTACTTACAAAGAGGGACTGCCGGAAGATGAAAGCAATCTTGTATGGCGCACTATGTGTCATTTTTGGGATTTCATACACTTTCCTGTTCCCTCCGTCGATCTGACTTTTCACAATGAAATCCCCCCCGCCAGAGGTTTAGGCAGCAGTTCCGCCGCCATTGTCGGCGGACTGGCAGCCGCCAACTTCCTAGCCGGATCCCCCTGCTCCTCCTTTGAACTCCTGCAACTGGCCAATGAAATAGAAGGACATCCGGACAACGTAACTCCTGCTCTCTATGGAGGTGTTACCTTGTCTGTACCTACGGAAAAAGGAGTGCTGCCCAGGGTTTTAGCACAGGCACCCAAGCTCAAAGCCGTTGTGGTCATTCCCGATACCCATCTCAACACTAAAAAAGCCAGGGGAATTTTACCTCCGGAAGTTCCCCGTCAAGATGCCGTTTTTAATATCTCCCACGTATCCTTGCTAACGGAAGCCTTTATCCGTGAAGAGTATTCCCTCCTCAAGGAAGGAATGTGTGATAAACTTCACCAAACTCAACGAGCAGCCCTTATCCCAGGATTACTGGAAACACTTGAAGCAGCCCTACAAGCCGGAGCCTATGGTTCTGCTCTCAGCGGTTCGGGCCCTACTCTCTTGGCTCTTGTTCCAAACACCTCTAATTTAGAGGTTTCCTCCAGCATGCTGGACATGCTGAGGAAACATGACATTAATGCTCAGGCCATGCTTTTGGACGTTGATTCCAAGGGTACGTTAGCTGACGTAGTTGATTAA